The Lichenihabitans psoromatis genome contains a region encoding:
- a CDS encoding mannitol dehydrogenase family protein, which yields MNRLSQTTLDRLGESIELPPYDRALVDVGIVHFGVGNFHRVHQAVYIDRCLRDPQARGWGICGVELIDSEANRAKAEAYLAQDRLFTVTEFAPDGSAVTHVIGAMVDYRHAPADAEAVLAIMVSPQTRIISLTITEGGYNIDETTGAFDLTSPAVAQDLAGRAPSTAFGFIVEALRRRRASGTGPFTVMSCDNLRHNGDTARLAVVSFAKALDHELAAWIDTTVTFPNSMVDRIAPQVPAAMRDELNRRSGIEDAVPAMSESFMQWVIEDRFAAGRPPLDTVGVEIRDDVVAFEFMKGRMLNACHMLLSYPGLLCGYRIVHNAMGDDRLRRLLETFLDRDVIPNLEGPQGVSLEAYKSAVLERFANPAVNDQLLRIAHDGAAKIPVFHSKTIEMLLSRDGDLRREAYFLACFERYLRGRDDKGDSFLVNEPRLTPADHALLKSHDPLALLRTSPFEKLGLADHPEFVRLYSAAVAMIDAEGASRALDHLLA from the coding sequence TTGAACAGGCTGTCGCAAACGACGCTGGATCGGCTCGGCGAAAGCATCGAGCTGCCGCCTTACGACCGGGCATTGGTGGACGTTGGGATCGTCCATTTCGGCGTCGGCAACTTTCACCGCGTGCACCAGGCCGTCTATATCGACCGTTGTCTCCGCGACCCGCAGGCACGCGGCTGGGGCATCTGCGGCGTTGAATTGATTGATAGTGAGGCCAATCGCGCCAAGGCTGAGGCCTATCTGGCGCAGGATCGTTTGTTCACGGTCACTGAATTTGCGCCGGACGGATCGGCGGTAACGCATGTCATTGGAGCGATGGTGGACTACCGCCATGCGCCGGCGGATGCCGAGGCCGTGTTGGCCATCATGGTCTCACCGCAGACCCGGATCATCTCGCTGACCATCACGGAAGGGGGCTATAATATCGATGAAACGACGGGCGCGTTCGACCTGACGTCCCCGGCAGTCGCGCAGGATCTTGCGGGCAGAGCGCCGTCGACAGCGTTTGGCTTCATCGTCGAAGCCCTGCGGCGCCGTCGGGCATCCGGCACGGGTCCGTTCACGGTCATGTCCTGCGACAATCTCAGGCACAATGGCGATACGGCGCGGCTGGCTGTCGTCTCTTTTGCCAAGGCTCTCGATCACGAGCTCGCGGCTTGGATCGACACGACCGTGACGTTCCCCAACAGCATGGTGGATCGCATCGCTCCCCAGGTGCCGGCCGCGATGCGAGATGAGCTCAACCGCCGGAGCGGCATCGAGGATGCGGTGCCGGCGATGTCGGAAAGCTTCATGCAATGGGTGATCGAGGATCGCTTTGCGGCCGGACGGCCTCCCCTCGACACCGTCGGCGTGGAAATCCGCGACGACGTCGTGGCCTTCGAATTCATGAAGGGGCGTATGCTGAACGCATGCCATATGCTTTTGTCGTATCCGGGTCTGCTTTGCGGCTATCGCATCGTCCACAACGCGATGGGCGACGACCGTCTGCGCCGCCTGCTCGAAACCTTCCTCGACCGCGACGTGATCCCGAATCTGGAAGGGCCGCAGGGCGTGTCGCTCGAGGCCTATAAGAGCGCCGTATTGGAGCGTTTCGCTAACCCGGCCGTGAACGATCAATTGCTTCGCATCGCGCATGATGGCGCCGCTAAGATCCCAGTCTTTCATTCCAAGACAATCGAAATGTTGTTGAGCCGCGACGGGGATCTGCGGCGCGAGGCTTATTTCTTGGCGTGTTTCGAGCGATATCTCCGCGGGCGCGACGACAAGGGCGACAGCTTCTTGGTCAACGAACCCCGTCTCACTCCGGCGGATCACGCTTTGCTGAAGAGCCACGACCCGCTCGCTTTGCTGCGGACGAGCCCGTTCGAAAAGCTCGGCCTCGCCGATCATCCTGAATTCGTGCGACTCTATTCGGCCGCCGTCGCGATGATCGACGCCGAAGGGGCATCCCGAGCCCTCGACCACCTCCTCGCTTGA
- the rpoN gene encoding RNA polymerase factor sigma-54: MALSAKLVMRQGQSLVMTPQLLQAIKLLQLSNLELASFVEEELERNPLLERAEDRPDLIEPATNDRLDSRDAEDMSDRNWDSTDLETDHRSLEAALGTELDNTFDVDRSVKPDDFATSADLHGLSATSWTGSPGTGDGELSSFDTYVAAAMTLHDRLSEQLALAVHDPTDLMIGHSLIDLIDEAGYLTEDIASVADRLGASPKRVEAVLRIVHTFEPTGIGARSLAECLELQLRENNRFDPAIAALLANLALVAKRDYSSLRRLCGVDDDDLHEMIAEIRSLDPKPGRAFGGAPVQTVIPDVYVWPAANGSWNVELNTDVLPRVLVNQSYHTRVTRGGPSDGDRSFVTECLQTANWLTKSLEQRARTILKVSSEIVRQQDAFFAHGVEHLRPLNLKTIADAIGMHESTVSRVTSNKYMASPRGLFELKYFFTASIAATAGGDAHSAEAVRFRIKQMIDAERADNVLSDDAIVVRLKTIGIVIARRTVAKYRESLRIPSSVERRRDKQVRAVAC; this comes from the coding sequence ATGGCACTGTCGGCCAAACTCGTGATGCGGCAGGGCCAGTCCCTGGTGATGACGCCGCAACTTCTGCAGGCCATCAAGCTCCTTCAACTCTCCAATCTCGAACTTGCGTCTTTCGTCGAAGAGGAACTGGAACGCAACCCGCTCCTCGAGCGCGCCGAAGATCGTCCCGACCTGATCGAGCCCGCGACCAACGATCGTCTCGATTCGCGCGATGCCGAGGATATGAGTGATCGAAATTGGGACTCGACCGATCTCGAAACCGACCATCGCTCGCTGGAGGCGGCACTCGGAACGGAGCTCGACAACACGTTCGACGTGGACCGCAGTGTGAAACCGGACGATTTTGCGACATCGGCCGACCTTCACGGCTTATCGGCCACATCCTGGACGGGCAGCCCCGGAACCGGCGATGGCGAATTGTCGAGTTTCGACACCTATGTGGCCGCCGCCATGACGCTGCACGACCGGCTGAGCGAACAATTAGCCTTGGCGGTTCACGATCCGACCGATCTGATGATCGGCCACAGTCTGATCGACCTCATCGATGAGGCCGGCTATCTGACGGAGGATATCGCGAGCGTCGCGGATCGTCTCGGCGCAAGTCCGAAGCGCGTGGAAGCTGTGCTCCGGATCGTTCATACCTTCGAGCCGACCGGGATCGGAGCACGTTCCTTGGCCGAATGCCTCGAGCTCCAATTGCGGGAGAATAATCGTTTCGATCCGGCGATCGCAGCCCTTCTGGCAAATTTGGCGCTCGTGGCCAAGCGCGACTATTCCAGCCTCCGCCGGCTCTGTGGGGTCGACGACGACGATCTGCACGAGATGATCGCCGAAATTCGGAGCCTCGATCCAAAGCCAGGCCGGGCTTTTGGAGGGGCGCCGGTCCAGACCGTGATTCCAGACGTCTATGTTTGGCCGGCCGCGAATGGCAGTTGGAATGTCGAACTCAACACCGACGTGTTGCCGAGGGTCCTGGTCAACCAGAGTTATCACACCCGGGTGACCCGTGGCGGCCCGAGCGACGGGGATCGCTCGTTCGTGACCGAGTGTCTGCAAACCGCAAACTGGTTGACGAAGAGCCTCGAGCAGCGTGCCAGAACCATCCTGAAGGTCTCGAGCGAGATCGTCCGCCAGCAGGACGCGTTTTTTGCGCATGGCGTCGAACATCTTCGGCCGCTCAACCTGAAAACGATTGCCGATGCGATCGGCATGCACGAGTCGACCGTGTCGCGCGTGACCTCCAACAAATATATGGCCAGCCCGCGCGGCCTCTTTGAGTTGAAATATTTCTTCACGGCCTCGATCGCGGCGACTGCCGGTGGCGACGCACATTCGGCCGAAGCGGTACGCTTTCGCATCAAGCAGATGATCGACGCCGAACGGGCCGATAACGTCCTGTCCGACGACGCCATCGTGGTGCGGTTAAAGACCATCGGCATCGTCATCGCCCGTCGCACCGTCGCCAAATATCGAGAGAGCCTGCGTATTCCCTCCTCGGTCGAACGGCGGCGAGACAAACAGGTGCGAGCCGTCGCCTGCTGA
- the lptB gene encoding LPS export ABC transporter ATP-binding protein codes for MSRDVASKPTGRGMMRQLMGLLPGRRSAPVATWAEPSLYADHPVGSALADAAAAPHPAADPQSQLGVYNIGKAYGGRQVVQDVSLTVRRGEAVGLLGPNGAGKTTVFYMITGLVGPDKGMIELDGHDVTGLPMYRRARLGIGYLPQEASIFRGLSVEDNIRAVLELTVRDRDEREAELDSLLDEFNIGRLRKSPSVALSGGERRRCEIARALAGHPSFMLLDEPFAGIDPIAIGDIQDLVIHLKGRGIGVLITDHNVRETLGLIDRAYIIHSGRVLTEGSPDDIVNDPDVRRFYLGEDFRL; via the coding sequence ATGAGCCGCGACGTGGCGTCGAAACCAACGGGGCGTGGCATGATGCGGCAGCTGATGGGGTTGTTGCCGGGCCGACGCTCGGCGCCGGTCGCGACCTGGGCCGAGCCATCGCTCTATGCGGATCATCCGGTCGGATCCGCTCTCGCTGATGCGGCTGCGGCGCCGCACCCCGCGGCCGATCCGCAATCACAGCTCGGCGTCTACAACATCGGCAAAGCCTATGGCGGGCGGCAGGTCGTCCAAGACGTCAGCCTCACGGTGCGGCGAGGCGAAGCCGTGGGGTTGCTCGGCCCCAACGGCGCCGGCAAGACGACCGTTTTCTACATGATCACCGGCCTCGTCGGACCTGATAAGGGCATGATCGAACTCGACGGTCATGACGTGACCGGCTTGCCGATGTATCGCCGAGCCCGTCTCGGGATCGGCTACCTGCCGCAGGAAGCGTCGATCTTTCGGGGGTTGAGCGTCGAAGACAACATCCGAGCGGTTCTCGAACTCACGGTTCGCGACCGGGACGAGCGGGAGGCCGAACTCGACTCGTTGCTGGATGAGTTCAACATCGGGCGGCTTCGCAAGTCACCGTCGGTGGCTTTGTCGGGCGGGGAACGTCGCCGCTGCGAGATCGCGCGTGCACTGGCGGGACACCCGTCCTTCATGCTGCTCGACGAACCCTTTGCGGGCATCGACCCGATCGCGATCGGCGACATTCAGGATCTCGTGATCCATTTGAAGGGGCGCGGCATCGGCGTGCTGATCACCGATCACAATGTGCGTGAGACACTGGGACTGATCGACCGCGCCTATATCATCCATTCCGGCCGCGTTTTGACGGAAGGAAGTCCCGACGACATCGTCAACGATCCGGATGTCAGGCGGTTTTATCTCGGTGAGGATTTCCGGCTTTAG
- a CDS encoding LptA/OstA family protein, whose product MTPLHRVFARLLALAAIPTLIAISFEVSSGSALAQVPTTIAAPAKKATSSSGSLLPGANSKDPVSVDAGKLDYFDKEQKLVYTGEVVAKQGDSTLRASVLTIFLNRSAKSTAAAGSAEEKPAVAPATPVPQDAATAASPLASSNSVRRMEAKGPVTIISKDQVGTGDNGVYDKAENKITLVGNVTLSQATNVIKGDKLVYDMTSGQAQVSSGQTLGRVKSVFTPGSGAPGDAKKPKHVTPKTAPAKADK is encoded by the coding sequence ATGACGCCCCTGCATCGCGTGTTTGCGCGTCTCCTCGCCCTTGCGGCGATCCCAACTCTCATTGCGATCTCGTTCGAGGTCTCGTCGGGTAGTGCCCTGGCGCAGGTCCCGACCACGATTGCGGCGCCGGCCAAGAAGGCGACCTCATCCTCGGGATCGCTGCTGCCCGGTGCCAATTCCAAGGATCCGGTCAGTGTCGATGCCGGGAAGCTCGATTATTTCGATAAGGAGCAGAAGCTCGTCTACACCGGCGAAGTCGTGGCCAAACAAGGCGATTCGACCCTTCGGGCTTCCGTGTTGACGATCTTCCTCAACCGCTCGGCCAAATCGACCGCCGCGGCCGGTTCGGCTGAGGAAAAGCCAGCAGTAGCTCCGGCGACGCCCGTGCCTCAAGATGCCGCGACCGCGGCATCACCCTTGGCGTCGAGCAATTCAGTCCGCCGCATGGAGGCCAAGGGCCCGGTCACGATCATCTCGAAGGATCAGGTCGGCACCGGTGATAACGGCGTCTATGACAAAGCTGAAAACAAAATCACTCTGGTGGGCAATGTCACGCTCAGCCAGGCCACGAACGTGATCAAGGGCGACAAGCTGGTCTACGACATGACCTCCGGTCAGGCGCAAGTCTCGTCCGGCCAGACGCTCGGTCGCGTCAAAAGCGTGTTCACGCCTGGTTCGGGCGCGCCGGGAGACGCGAAGAAACCGAAACACGTGACCCCGAAGACGGCACCCGCCAAGGCCGATAAGTGA
- the lptC gene encoding LPS export ABC transporter periplasmic protein LptC: protein MTDSVSPPLAFPFSMPAASDKTRAFRAARRHSRHVKLMRSVLFGGALVVTLLVIVFAIFDPFHKILPGLSVEKTSLDGTKVTMSRPKLAGYHNDGRPYVISASSAVQDIKVPNIFELRDMDAHLTMQDKTLTHVTALTGIYDSTLDTMSLTSDVHITNDAGLEMKARDAHIEFKTGSVVTKNPVTVAMRGNTIDADSMQMVDGGKQVTFEGHVHTMFLPGSDKTPDVKPAQMP, encoded by the coding sequence ATGACCGATAGCGTCAGCCCGCCCCTGGCTTTCCCCTTTTCGATGCCCGCGGCCTCCGACAAGACGCGCGCGTTTCGCGCGGCGCGTCGTCATAGCCGGCATGTGAAGCTGATGCGCTCGGTGCTGTTCGGCGGCGCCCTTGTGGTCACGCTCCTGGTGATCGTCTTCGCGATTTTCGATCCGTTCCATAAGATCCTGCCCGGCCTGTCGGTCGAGAAAACGTCGCTCGACGGCACCAAGGTGACCATGTCCCGGCCGAAGCTGGCGGGCTATCATAACGATGGGCGTCCTTACGTGATCTCGGCGTCGTCAGCCGTTCAGGACATCAAGGTCCCCAACATTTTCGAATTGCGCGACATGGATGCGCACCTGACCATGCAGGACAAGACGCTGACCCATGTGACGGCGCTGACCGGCATCTACGACAGCACCTTGGACACGATGTCGCTGACCAGCGACGTGCATATCACCAACGATGCCGGCTTGGAGATGAAGGCCCGCGATGCGCATATCGAATTCAAGACGGGTTCGGTGGTGACCAAGAACCCCGTGACGGTTGCTATGCGTGGCAATACGATCGATGCCGACAGCATGCAGATGGTCGACGGGGGCAAGCAAGTGACGTTCGAAGGCCACGTGCACACGATGTTTTTGCCGGGGTCGGACAAGACACCTGACGTCAAGCCCGCCCAAATGCCATGA
- a CDS encoding ribonuclease D, whose translation MTIRLHIGDLPSDWAAGSSVAIDTETLGLNPHRDRLCVVQLSRGDGDADVVQIGIGQTSAPNLQRLLDDRAVVKLFHYGRFDVAVLFHAFGTMTQNLYCTKIASKLVRTYTDRHGLKDLCRELLGIDLSKQQQSSDWGASSLSEAQVAYAASDVLYLHQLRERLDLLLARENRADLAQACFSFLPTRARLDLLGWPETDMFAHA comes from the coding sequence ATGACGATACGCCTGCATATCGGCGACCTCCCCTCCGACTGGGCTGCGGGATCGAGCGTTGCGATCGATACCGAGACGCTGGGGCTGAATCCGCATCGGGATCGCCTCTGCGTGGTGCAGCTGTCGCGGGGCGACGGCGACGCCGACGTGGTGCAGATCGGGATCGGCCAAACAAGTGCACCAAACCTGCAGCGGCTGCTGGATGACCGCGCAGTCGTGAAGCTGTTTCACTATGGTCGGTTCGACGTTGCGGTCTTGTTCCACGCATTCGGCACGATGACGCAAAACCTCTATTGTACCAAGATCGCCTCGAAGCTGGTGCGGACCTACACGGATCGCCATGGCCTGAAGGATCTCTGTCGTGAATTGCTCGGCATCGACCTGTCCAAGCAACAGCAATCTTCCGATTGGGGCGCCTCGTCGCTCTCCGAGGCGCAGGTCGCTTATGCGGCCTCCGACGTCTTGTATCTCCATCAACTGCGTGAGCGGCTCGACCTGTTGCTGGCCCGTGAGAACAGGGCCGATCTGGCGCAGGCGTGTTTTTCGTTTCTTCCGACCCGCGCGCGTCTCGATCTTCTCGGCTGGCCCGAAACCGATATGTTTGCCCATGCGTGA
- a CDS encoding GGDEF domain-containing protein: MFDLAPVSLWLEDYGALRLLFERWRGLGITDLRRHLTEDRTRIEECSAVLRVIKVNQRTLSLFDARDLAHLVDNLSLVFRDDMLGSHLEELVRLWDGNTDFFSNTVNYTLAGRRLDIQLSGSILPGYEANWSRVLIAIEDVTDREVARAKLAVSEAYARGLFEHSPVSLWAEDFRGVKRLLDEARRQGIQDFPVFTDVHPVFVQQCLSEVHVLDVNRQTLDLFAAPDKATLLRRLGDVFRANMLTHFREQLIDLWNGKLFQQREVVNYTLDGGELHLLMQFSVLPGHESDWGLVQVALTDITARKRAEAYLEFLGKHDVLTKLYNRSFYNDEINRIERKNIYPVTVMIADLNGLKAANDSLGHAAGDSLLSRMGEVLQKAVDRQSYAARIGGDEFAILMPGADERDGAAMIDTIDRMIEINNQFHSESILSFSMGVATSRPGERLEALLKRADEEMYKAKRAFQALQASDEAAL; this comes from the coding sequence ATGTTTGATCTCGCTCCGGTGTCGCTCTGGCTTGAAGATTATGGCGCGCTCCGGTTGTTGTTCGAGCGATGGCGTGGCCTCGGCATCACGGATCTTCGCCGGCATCTGACGGAGGACCGCACTCGCATCGAAGAATGTTCGGCCGTTCTCCGCGTCATCAAAGTCAACCAGCGAACCTTATCGCTGTTCGATGCCCGCGATCTTGCTCACCTCGTCGACAATCTCAGCCTTGTGTTTCGCGACGACATGCTCGGCTCGCATCTCGAGGAACTCGTCAGGCTGTGGGACGGCAATACCGACTTCTTCAGCAACACGGTGAATTACACGTTGGCGGGACGCCGCCTCGATATTCAACTGAGTGGCTCGATCCTGCCGGGATATGAGGCGAACTGGTCCCGCGTTCTGATCGCGATCGAGGACGTAACCGACCGCGAGGTCGCTCGCGCGAAGCTCGCGGTCAGCGAGGCATATGCGCGTGGCTTATTCGAGCATTCTCCCGTGTCGCTTTGGGCGGAGGACTTTCGAGGCGTCAAGCGCCTTCTCGACGAGGCCCGGCGACAAGGCATCCAAGACTTCCCTGTCTTTACCGACGTTCACCCCGTCTTCGTGCAGCAATGCCTGAGCGAGGTCCACGTGCTCGACGTCAATCGGCAGACGCTCGACCTCTTCGCGGCACCCGACAAGGCCACGTTGTTGCGCCGTCTCGGCGATGTGTTTCGCGCCAACATGCTCACTCACTTCCGCGAGCAACTGATCGACCTTTGGAACGGCAAGTTGTTTCAGCAGCGCGAGGTGGTGAACTACACGCTCGACGGCGGGGAACTTCACCTCTTGATGCAATTCTCGGTTCTGCCCGGACATGAATCGGATTGGGGTTTGGTTCAGGTCGCTTTGACCGACATCACGGCGCGCAAGAGGGCTGAAGCCTATCTCGAGTTCCTCGGCAAGCACGACGTGCTGACCAAACTCTACAACCGCTCCTTCTACAATGATGAGATCAACCGGATCGAACGCAAGAACATTTACCCGGTTACCGTCATGATCGCCGATTTGAACGGTCTCAAAGCCGCCAACGACAGCCTTGGCCATGCGGCGGGAGACAGTCTGCTCAGCCGTATGGGTGAGGTGCTGCAAAAGGCGGTCGATCGGCAGAGCTATGCTGCCCGCATCGGCGGAGACGAGTTCGCGATTCTGATGCCGGGGGCTGACGAGCGCGATGGTGCCGCCATGATCGACACCATCGATCGGATGATCGAAATCAACAACCAGTTCCACTCCGAATCGATTCTCAGTTTCTCGATGGGTGTGGCGACCAGCCGTCCGGGAGAGCGGCTCGAAGCGCTGCTCAAACGGGCTGACGAAGAGATGTATAAGGCGAAACGAGCGTTCCAGGCCCTTCAAGCGAGTGACGAAGCCGCTTTGTAG
- a CDS encoding GatB/YqeY domain-containing protein: MRDQLSTMLKVAMKAGDKRRVGTIRLIQSALKDKDIELRPSGKTVGEEDISAVLRKMVKQRQDSIAIYDQAGRDDLASQEREELAIIGEFLPKEMEEAEVRTAIAEAIEESGAAGPKDMGKVIAAMKAKYAGQIDFGKASALVKSMLNDRQA, translated from the coding sequence ATGCGCGACCAACTCTCCACCATGCTGAAGGTCGCCATGAAGGCGGGAGACAAGCGCCGCGTCGGCACCATTCGGCTCATTCAATCGGCGCTCAAGGACAAGGACATCGAGCTACGCCCCTCCGGCAAGACGGTTGGCGAGGAGGATATTTCGGCCGTTCTCCGGAAGATGGTCAAGCAGCGGCAGGATTCGATCGCGATCTACGACCAAGCTGGCCGCGACGATCTTGCCAGCCAAGAGCGCGAAGAACTCGCCATCATCGGAGAATTCTTGCCGAAGGAGATGGAGGAGGCCGAGGTCCGCACCGCCATCGCCGAGGCGATCGAGGAATCCGGCGCGGCCGGACCGAAGGACATGGGCAAGGTCATTGCGGCCATGAAGGCAAAATACGCCGGACAGATCGACTTCGGCAAAGCCAGCGCTTTGGTCAAGTCGATGTTGAACGACCGTCAGGCTTGA
- a CDS encoding UdgX family uracil-DNA binding protein (This protein belongs to the uracil DNA glycosylase superfamily, members of which act in excision repair of DNA. However, it belongs more specifically to UdgX branch, whose founding member was found to bind uracil in DNA (where it does not belong), without cleaving it, appears to promote DNA repair by a pathway involving RecA, rather than base excision.), protein MIYRIDLDSHVDLDGWRVAARRLAEADIPPSEILWRTGEQDGDLFVEATQNNELPEPRPGHKPLSVPRRFLELAELAVCHRDPERFTLLYRLLLRFQSEPRLIDIATDDDVFRLEGMAKAVRRDRHKMTAFVRFKKVDAADGPAYVAWFEPEHHIVALTVPFFVDRFANMRWSIITPQLSARWDGLALTFEPGGSKADVPDDEAGDDLWRTYYANIFNPARLKIGAMKREMPVKYWKNLPESSLITPLIRSAQGKENAMVDNPQVTPPKRAEIIAQQRVAKAEPRPSHEAGTLEALRDEARSCQRCPLYRDATQTVFGEGLASADLVFVGEQPGDREDLAGKPFIGPAGALFDRALAEAGIDRRRAYVTNAVKHFKFEPRGKRRIHKKPGIAEIDACRWWIEQELGALKPKLTVALGATAVRSLTGKSASILSLRGQVIDSPLIGPVLVTVHPSFLLRLPDEDQQRVEYDRFVADLRLARDAAAG, encoded by the coding sequence TTGATCTATCGGATCGATCTCGACAGTCACGTCGATCTCGACGGGTGGCGTGTCGCAGCCCGGCGATTGGCCGAGGCGGATATTCCCCCGAGCGAAATTCTATGGCGAACCGGCGAACAGGATGGTGATCTCTTCGTGGAGGCCACCCAAAACAATGAACTGCCCGAGCCGAGGCCCGGCCACAAGCCGCTGAGCGTGCCGCGTCGGTTTTTGGAGCTCGCCGAATTGGCGGTTTGCCACCGCGATCCCGAGCGCTTCACCCTGCTGTATCGACTGTTGTTACGGTTCCAATCCGAGCCCCGGCTGATCGACATCGCGACGGACGACGATGTCTTTCGGCTGGAAGGAATGGCCAAGGCGGTGCGCCGCGATCGCCATAAGATGACGGCCTTTGTGCGCTTCAAGAAAGTGGATGCGGCGGATGGACCAGCTTACGTGGCTTGGTTCGAGCCCGAACATCACATCGTCGCCCTCACGGTCCCCTTCTTCGTCGACCGATTCGCCAACATGCGCTGGTCGATCATCACGCCCCAGTTGAGCGCGCGCTGGGACGGGCTTGCGCTCACGTTCGAGCCGGGCGGCAGCAAGGCCGATGTGCCGGACGATGAGGCAGGCGACGATCTCTGGCGGACTTATTACGCCAACATCTTCAATCCAGCCCGATTGAAGATCGGGGCCATGAAGCGCGAAATGCCGGTGAAATATTGGAAGAACCTGCCGGAAAGCAGCCTGATCACGCCCCTGATCCGGTCAGCCCAGGGCAAGGAGAACGCCATGGTGGATAACCCGCAAGTCACACCGCCCAAGCGAGCCGAGATCATCGCGCAGCAGAGAGTGGCGAAGGCCGAGCCACGGCCAAGTCATGAGGCAGGGACGCTCGAGGCGTTGCGCGACGAGGCCAGAAGCTGTCAACGCTGTCCACTCTATCGGGACGCCACCCAAACGGTGTTCGGGGAAGGCCTCGCTAGCGCCGATCTCGTCTTCGTCGGCGAACAGCCAGGGGATCGGGAGGACCTGGCCGGCAAGCCGTTCATTGGGCCGGCAGGCGCGCTGTTTGACCGGGCGCTCGCCGAGGCCGGAATCGATCGACGACGCGCCTATGTCACCAATGCGGTCAAACATTTCAAATTCGAGCCGCGGGGCAAGCGCCGCATCCACAAGAAGCCGGGGATCGCCGAAATCGATGCGTGCCGCTGGTGGATCGAACAGGAACTCGGCGCCCTCAAACCGAAACTGACGGTGGCGCTCGGCGCGACAGCCGTGCGGAGCCTGACCGGCAAGAGCGCCTCGATCCTCAGCCTGCGAGGGCAAGTGATCGACTCGCCGCTCATTGGCCCCGTGCTGGTCACGGTGCACCCGTCCTTTCTGTTGCGACTGCCTGACGAGGACCAGCAACGGGTCGAATATGATCGCTTCGTTGCCGATCTTCGCCTAGCGCGCGATGCCGCCGCAGGCTAG